A stretch of the Sorangium aterium genome encodes the following:
- a CDS encoding CmpA/NrtA family ABC transporter substrate-binding protein, with product MKRRQSSREAPSAAPPGRRRFLGGALALGGAALLPACESRSEASAKPEANAAPLVPDAARPEVSDLRFGIIALTDCSPLVIAHEKGFFKKYGINATIVKGASWAAIRDSLTNGDLQATHMLFGMPLASTMGLLGSPKKPMVIPWLLNRNGQAITMKSDLRGKVAGDPKALKPFIEEAKEKGAPMTFAMTFPPGTHAMWTRYYLGAGGVHPDKDVALVTIPPAQMVANMKVGKMDGFCVGEPWGARAISDQIGYTAVTTQELWRDHPEKVCAFTAEFADKNPKTVKAVIKALHEASLWLDKLDNRPEQADIVSRPTYINCPPELILGRLQGHYDYGDGRKREDKDYMIFSERGCNYPQPKYALWWLSQFRRWGMVEGKPDYEGVVKQVMRPDLYEEAMKELGVAHGGRSDAPETLFDGMTFDPKDPEKYATSFPVHALKG from the coding sequence ATGAAGAGACGACAATCTTCGCGTGAGGCCCCGAGCGCCGCGCCCCCGGGCCGCCGACGTTTCCTCGGCGGTGCGCTCGCGCTCGGGGGAGCCGCCCTCCTCCCCGCGTGCGAATCGCGGTCCGAAGCGTCGGCGAAGCCCGAGGCGAACGCCGCGCCTCTCGTACCGGACGCCGCCAGGCCGGAGGTGTCCGATCTGCGCTTCGGCATCATCGCGCTGACCGATTGCTCTCCTCTCGTGATCGCCCACGAGAAGGGGTTCTTCAAGAAGTACGGCATCAACGCGACCATCGTGAAGGGCGCGAGCTGGGCGGCGATCCGCGACTCGCTCACGAACGGGGATCTCCAGGCGACGCACATGCTCTTCGGCATGCCGCTCGCCTCGACGATGGGGCTCCTCGGATCGCCGAAGAAGCCCATGGTCATCCCGTGGCTGCTCAACCGCAACGGCCAGGCGATCACGATGAAGAGCGACCTCCGGGGCAAGGTGGCCGGGGATCCCAAGGCGCTCAAGCCGTTCATCGAGGAGGCGAAGGAGAAGGGGGCGCCCATGACCTTCGCGATGACGTTCCCGCCTGGAACGCACGCCATGTGGACCCGCTATTACCTCGGCGCGGGCGGCGTCCACCCGGACAAGGACGTCGCGCTCGTGACCATCCCGCCCGCCCAGATGGTCGCCAACATGAAGGTGGGCAAGATGGACGGCTTCTGCGTCGGCGAGCCGTGGGGCGCCAGGGCGATCTCCGACCAGATCGGCTACACGGCCGTCACAACGCAGGAGCTCTGGAGGGACCACCCCGAGAAGGTGTGCGCGTTCACCGCGGAGTTCGCCGACAAGAACCCGAAGACGGTGAAGGCGGTGATCAAGGCGCTCCACGAGGCGAGCCTCTGGCTGGACAAGCTCGACAACCGCCCCGAGCAGGCGGACATCGTGTCGAGGCCCACGTACATCAACTGTCCGCCGGAGCTCATCCTCGGCCGGCTGCAGGGGCACTACGACTACGGCGACGGGCGCAAGAGAGAGGACAAGGACTACATGATCTTCAGCGAGCGGGGCTGCAACTACCCGCAGCCCAAGTACGCTCTCTGGTGGCTCAGCCAGTTCCGCCGGTGGGGCATGGTCGAGGGGAAGCCGGACTACGAGGGCGTCGTCAAGCAGGTCATGCGCCCCGATCTCTACGAGGAGGCGATGAAGGAGCTCGGGGTCGCCCACGGCGGCCGGAGCGACGCGCCGGAGACGCTGTTCGACGGCATGACGTTCGATCCGAAGGACCCGGAGAAGTACGCGACGTCGTTCCCGGTCCATGCCCTGAAGGGATGA
- a CDS encoding formylglycine-generating enzyme family protein: MRSHTTLRAISSLFLLAAASGVLVVACGAAPAAPGGLPAGQAPAAQPTAASPASTGAALAPAAPPPSEPAVASAPASAGQLGAEPTAAPAGAAKPSDGCPDGMARVPGGSFVMGPLKVKATVGDLCVDRTEVTAEAFAACVKDGKCTDTLANCAKEASTYGVAGKEKQPMVCVDFSQAQAYCAAQGKRLPRDDEWEWAARGGEEARPYPWGEEAPKDQLCWSGGGAARKTACDVGRFPAGASPQGIQDLAGNVFEWTTSANDGSGKMRIARGGSWRDGIAPLVRTARPGGFEATYRCGFLGIRCVVEPAAQATK, from the coding sequence ATGCGATCCCACACCACGCTCCGCGCCATCTCCTCGCTGTTCCTCCTCGCCGCTGCGAGCGGCGTCCTCGTCGTCGCTTGCGGCGCCGCCCCCGCGGCTCCCGGCGGCCTGCCGGCCGGTCAGGCGCCCGCTGCGCAGCCCACGGCCGCGAGCCCCGCCTCGACAGGGGCGGCGCTCGCCCCGGCGGCCCCGCCCCCGTCCGAGCCGGCGGTGGCCTCGGCTCCGGCGAGCGCCGGGCAGCTCGGCGCCGAGCCGACCGCCGCGCCGGCGGGGGCGGCGAAGCCATCGGACGGCTGCCCCGACGGCATGGCCCGGGTCCCGGGCGGCAGCTTCGTGATGGGCCCGCTCAAGGTGAAGGCCACCGTGGGTGACCTCTGCGTCGACAGGACCGAGGTCACCGCCGAGGCCTTCGCGGCGTGCGTCAAGGATGGCAAGTGCACGGATACATTGGCGAATTGCGCCAAGGAGGCGTCGACCTACGGCGTGGCCGGCAAGGAGAAGCAGCCGATGGTCTGCGTCGACTTCTCGCAGGCCCAGGCCTACTGCGCGGCGCAGGGCAAGCGGTTGCCGCGCGACGACGAGTGGGAGTGGGCGGCCCGCGGCGGCGAGGAGGCGCGGCCGTATCCGTGGGGCGAGGAGGCCCCGAAGGATCAGCTCTGCTGGTCCGGCGGCGGCGCCGCGCGCAAGACCGCGTGCGACGTGGGGAGATTCCCGGCCGGCGCGAGCCCGCAGGGAATCCAGGACCTGGCGGGCAACGTCTTCGAGTGGACAACCAGCGCCAACGACGGTAGCGGCAAGATGCGCATCGCCCGCGGCGGCAGCTGGCGCGACGGCATCGCGCCGCTCGTCAGGACCGCGCGGCCGGGCGGCTTCGAGGCGACGTACCGCTGCGGGTTCCTCGGCATCCGCTGCGTCGTCGAGCCGGCGGCCCAGGCGACCAAGTAA
- the ntrB gene encoding nitrate ABC transporter permease, producing the protein MSEAKAISPRIRVDHMILPLFGVACVIGLWAAASSLWTQTLPSPLKTWEVSRPYIFEPFEKRGELDQGILRFTWYSLQRVAKGYTLAILLGTPIGFFLGASRLFRSSFDPIIQILRPVSPLAWLPLGLVLFQKPDPAGVFTIAMCSMWPTVLNTALGVRSIPQDYMNVARVLRLSRMKTLFKVQLPAALPYMFTGFRLSLGIAWLVIVAVEMLTGSPGVGGFLWQEYNSLIYEHIILCIITIGVVGFLLDALMSLVERRLKLAGA; encoded by the coding sequence ATGAGCGAGGCGAAGGCGATCTCTCCGAGGATTCGAGTCGACCACATGATCCTGCCCCTCTTCGGGGTGGCCTGCGTGATCGGGCTATGGGCCGCCGCGAGCAGCCTGTGGACCCAGACGCTGCCCTCTCCGCTCAAGACATGGGAGGTGAGCAGGCCTTATATCTTCGAGCCGTTCGAGAAGCGGGGAGAGCTCGATCAGGGCATCCTCCGCTTCACCTGGTACTCGCTCCAGCGGGTCGCCAAGGGCTACACGCTGGCGATCCTCCTCGGGACGCCGATCGGGTTCTTCCTTGGCGCGTCGAGGCTGTTCAGGTCGAGCTTCGATCCCATCATCCAGATCCTCCGCCCGGTCTCGCCGCTCGCGTGGCTCCCGCTCGGCCTCGTGCTCTTCCAGAAGCCCGATCCTGCCGGCGTCTTCACCATCGCGATGTGCTCGATGTGGCCGACGGTCCTGAACACCGCGCTCGGGGTGCGATCGATCCCGCAGGACTACATGAACGTCGCCCGGGTGCTCCGGCTGTCGCGCATGAAGACGCTGTTCAAGGTGCAGCTCCCCGCGGCGCTGCCCTACATGTTCACGGGCTTCCGGCTCAGCCTCGGAATCGCCTGGCTGGTCATCGTGGCTGTGGAGATGCTGACCGGCTCGCCCGGGGTCGGCGGTTTCCTCTGGCAGGAGTACAACAGCCTCATCTACGAGCACATCATCCTGTGCATCATCACCATCGGGGTCGTCGGCTTCCTCCTGGACGCCCTGATGAGCCTCGTCGAGCGCCGGCTCAAGCTGGCGGGAGCGTGA
- a CDS encoding vWA domain-containing protein: MTGKNRGIYARSLFLTSLWCLGWALASGCSVSDGGTGGGGGGSGNGGSGGTDSGGTGGEPSLGGGFIASGPGASSGGGEGGGDCGGQQVEAQPRQAHLVIVLDRSDSMTKAWEASDRWTMMKGALGTALDVIQDRMSVGLQLFPSDDHCGMEAGEDLSVAVAPGETSVPAIKTLLDATDPGGATPTADALARALGYLTVGAGGALEGDKYVLLATDGGPNCNQDPAMTCEAATCTTNMDGDCPSGVPNCCVAGLTDVCLDDARTVQRVKELRAAGIKTFVVGIPGATAYAAVLDQLAVEGDTATSETSPRYFEVVDAASLGDTLTSITRDLVRTCELSLEAEPPDRAKVNVFIDDEVLPRPGDDGWDYDDSTTPPTLVIKGATCEHVKSMGAESVRVEFGCPTVEVPQ; encoded by the coding sequence ATGACCGGCAAGAACCGCGGGATCTACGCCCGCTCCTTGTTCCTGACATCGCTCTGGTGCCTGGGCTGGGCGCTCGCGTCGGGATGTTCGGTATCGGATGGCGGAACGGGTGGGGGCGGCGGCGGCTCCGGAAACGGCGGCTCCGGCGGTACGGACTCCGGGGGAACGGGCGGGGAGCCCTCCCTCGGAGGCGGCTTCATCGCGTCCGGGCCGGGCGCCAGCTCGGGCGGGGGGGAGGGCGGCGGCGACTGCGGCGGCCAGCAGGTCGAAGCTCAGCCGCGGCAGGCTCACCTCGTGATCGTGCTCGATCGCTCCGACAGCATGACCAAAGCGTGGGAAGCGAGCGACCGCTGGACGATGATGAAGGGCGCCCTCGGCACCGCGCTCGACGTGATCCAGGACAGGATGTCCGTCGGGCTTCAGCTCTTTCCCTCCGACGACCACTGCGGCATGGAGGCGGGCGAGGACCTGAGCGTGGCCGTGGCGCCGGGCGAGACATCGGTCCCCGCCATCAAGACCCTCCTGGATGCCACCGACCCCGGCGGCGCGACGCCGACCGCGGACGCCCTCGCGCGCGCCCTCGGGTACCTCACCGTGGGAGCCGGCGGCGCCCTCGAAGGTGACAAGTACGTCCTCCTGGCGACCGACGGCGGTCCCAACTGCAACCAGGATCCGGCCATGACCTGCGAGGCCGCGACCTGCACCACGAACATGGATGGGGACTGCCCTTCGGGCGTGCCGAACTGCTGCGTCGCGGGCCTGACGGACGTGTGCCTGGACGACGCGCGCACGGTGCAGCGGGTGAAGGAGCTGCGCGCGGCCGGTATCAAGACCTTCGTCGTCGGCATCCCCGGCGCGACGGCCTATGCCGCCGTGCTGGACCAGCTCGCCGTCGAGGGCGACACGGCCACGTCGGAGACCTCGCCCCGTTATTTCGAGGTGGTGGACGCGGCGAGCCTCGGCGACACGCTGACCAGCATCACGAGGGATCTCGTGAGGACCTGCGAGCTCTCGCTGGAGGCCGAGCCGCCGGACCGCGCGAAGGTGAACGTCTTCATCGACGACGAGGTGCTGCCGAGGCCGGGCGACGACGGCTGGGATTACGACGATTCGACCACCCCGCCCACCCTCGTGATCAAGGGCGCCACGTGCGAGCACGTGAAGTCCATGGGAGCGGAGAGCGTCCGTGTCGAGTTCGGCTGTCCCACCGTCGAGGTGCCGCAGTGA
- a CDS encoding 50S ribosomal protein L11 methyltransferase, with translation MSDRSTLIEVPPRFRVITDPRDAVVDERTIVLGPSHAFGDGRHESTRMCLQALASFAPRSGFRLFDVGSGTGILSIGAAKLGGEAIGVDIDAAANAIAADNARRSAVEARVSFSATWPDGTFDIVVANILRDVLTALAPRIVARLAPRGTLILSGLVSTDVPEIVARYAPLLAGRRPEIFERGAWRALVWLGR, from the coding sequence ATGAGCGACCGTTCGACCCTCATCGAAGTGCCGCCTCGCTTTCGCGTGATCACCGATCCGCGTGACGCGGTTGTCGACGAGCGCACCATCGTCCTCGGCCCGAGCCACGCGTTCGGCGACGGCCGGCACGAGAGCACGCGGATGTGCCTCCAGGCGCTCGCGTCGTTCGCGCCACGCAGCGGCTTCCGCCTCTTCGACGTGGGGAGCGGGACGGGGATCCTCTCGATCGGCGCCGCGAAGCTCGGCGGCGAGGCGATCGGGGTCGACATCGACGCCGCCGCGAACGCGATCGCGGCGGACAACGCACGGCGGAGCGCGGTGGAAGCGCGCGTGAGCTTCTCGGCGACGTGGCCGGACGGGACCTTCGACATCGTCGTGGCCAACATCCTCCGCGACGTCCTCACGGCGCTCGCCCCTCGGATCGTGGCTCGCCTGGCTCCCCGCGGGACGTTGATCCTCTCGGGGCTCGTGTCCACCGACGTTCCGGAGATCGTGGCGCGTTATGCGCCGCTCCTCGCCGGGCGTCGACCGGAGATCTTCGAGCGGGGCGCGTGGCGCGCGCTCGTGTGGCTCGGGCGTTGA
- a CDS encoding ABC transporter ATP-binding protein encodes MKKYLEIWNVTKTFPTPKGPSVVLRNFDLNLRKGEFLSLIGHSGCGKSTVLSMVAGLSEITSGGIVLAGRQIQGPGPDRGVVFQSPCLLHWMTALENVLLGVEQVHRQKSKKDCIEIATHYLELVGLEESMHKKPRELSSGMQQRVGLARAFALSPKMLLLDEPFGMLDSLTRFELQEVLMNLWAEDHKTALMVTHDVDEALFLSDRIAMMTNGPGARVGEILEVPFPHPRDRQEVLEDPMYYPLRERLITFLEGQAHKEKPAAESARASAPEGAVKTGRFWSALWKGTRTSA; translated from the coding sequence ATGAAGAAGTACCTCGAGATCTGGAATGTCACGAAGACCTTTCCCACGCCGAAGGGCCCCTCGGTCGTCCTCCGGAACTTCGACCTGAACCTGAGGAAGGGAGAGTTCCTGTCCCTCATCGGCCACTCCGGGTGCGGGAAGTCGACCGTGCTGTCGATGGTCGCGGGCCTCTCCGAGATCACGAGCGGCGGTATCGTCCTCGCGGGCAGGCAGATCCAGGGTCCGGGCCCGGACCGCGGGGTCGTGTTCCAGTCGCCCTGCCTCCTTCACTGGATGACGGCGCTCGAGAACGTCCTGCTCGGGGTCGAGCAGGTTCACCGGCAGAAGAGCAAGAAGGATTGCATCGAGATCGCGACGCACTACCTCGAGCTCGTGGGGCTCGAGGAGTCCATGCACAAGAAGCCGCGCGAGCTGTCGTCGGGGATGCAGCAGCGCGTCGGGCTGGCGCGCGCCTTCGCCCTGTCGCCCAAGATGCTCCTCCTCGACGAGCCCTTCGGCATGCTCGACTCGCTCACCCGGTTCGAGCTCCAGGAGGTGCTCATGAACCTGTGGGCGGAGGACCACAAGACCGCGCTGATGGTCACGCACGACGTCGACGAGGCCCTGTTCCTGTCGGACCGCATCGCGATGATGACGAACGGCCCGGGGGCGCGGGTCGGCGAGATCCTGGAGGTCCCGTTCCCGCACCCGCGGGACCGTCAGGAGGTGCTGGAGGACCCGATGTACTACCCCCTCCGAGAGCGGCTGATCACCTTCCTCGAGGGCCAGGCCCACAAGGAGAAGCCCGCCGCGGAGAGCGCCCGAGCGTCCGCCCCGGAAGGCGCCGTGAAGACGGGGCGGTTCTGGAGCGCGCTCTGGAAGGGGACGAGGACATCGGCGTAG
- a CDS encoding ABC transporter ATP-binding protein, with product MPLVELCNVGKSYGGGDTRTEVLRDIHLEIEKGEFVAVVGYSGAGKTTLMSLIAGLLRPDTGEVKLNGKAIEGPGPDRGVIFQNYSLLPWLTVYENVYLAVDQIFGAWSTEKKREHTERYIAMVKLTEAREKKPAQLSGGMRQRVSVARALAMDPEVLLMDEPFGALDALTRATLQDELARIWRATRKTVLLITNDVDEGILLADRILPLSKGPRATLGPGITVDLERPRDRKALNHDPRFKEIRGAVIGYLLGPGAGPRAGESAPDAARSAEAVA from the coding sequence ATGCCGCTGGTCGAGCTCTGCAACGTCGGGAAGAGCTATGGCGGCGGGGACACCCGCACCGAGGTGCTCAGGGACATCCACCTGGAGATCGAGAAGGGCGAGTTCGTCGCCGTGGTCGGCTATTCGGGCGCCGGCAAGACGACGCTCATGTCCCTCATCGCCGGGCTCCTCAGGCCGGACACCGGGGAGGTCAAGCTGAACGGGAAGGCGATCGAGGGGCCGGGCCCCGACCGCGGCGTCATCTTCCAGAACTATTCACTCCTGCCCTGGCTCACCGTCTACGAGAACGTCTACCTGGCCGTCGACCAGATCTTCGGCGCGTGGTCCACAGAGAAGAAGCGGGAACATACCGAGCGCTACATCGCCATGGTGAAGCTCACCGAGGCCCGCGAGAAGAAGCCGGCGCAGCTCTCCGGCGGCATGCGCCAGCGGGTCTCGGTGGCGCGGGCGCTCGCCATGGATCCGGAGGTCCTCCTGATGGACGAGCCGTTTGGCGCGCTGGACGCCCTCACGCGCGCGACGCTCCAGGACGAGCTCGCGCGGATCTGGCGCGCCACCCGGAAGACCGTGCTCCTCATCACCAACGACGTCGACGAGGGCATCCTCCTCGCCGACCGGATCCTGCCGCTCAGCAAGGGCCCTCGCGCCACGCTGGGGCCCGGGATCACCGTCGATCTCGAGCGCCCTCGGGATCGCAAGGCCCTCAACCACGACCCGCGCTTCAAGGAGATCCGCGGCGCGGTGATCGGCTACCTGCTCGGCCCGGGCGCCGGGCCCAGGGCGGGCGAGAGCGCGCCCGATGCAGCGCGGAGCGCGGAGGCGGTCGCATGA